A section of the Gloeobacter violaceus PCC 7421 genome encodes:
- a CDS encoding inorganic diphosphatase, whose translation MDLSKIPARPKEGLINVLVEIPGRSHNKFEFDKDLGIFTLDRVLYAAVYYPGDYGFVPNTLADDGDPLDGLVLMDEPTFTGCLIAARPIGVLGMIDSGEGDEKILCVPVKDPRYAGVKDLSDIAQHRLDEIAEFFATYKRLEKKVTEITGWQGVEVAQQLVDKAIAAYTP comes from the coding sequence ATCGACTTGAGTAAGATTCCCGCCCGCCCGAAGGAGGGCCTAATCAACGTTCTGGTGGAAATTCCCGGACGTTCCCATAACAAGTTTGAGTTCGACAAGGACCTGGGGATTTTTACCCTCGACCGTGTGCTCTATGCTGCAGTGTACTATCCGGGCGATTACGGTTTTGTCCCGAATACGCTGGCGGACGACGGCGATCCGCTCGATGGGCTGGTATTGATGGACGAGCCGACTTTTACAGGATGTCTTATCGCTGCGCGGCCGATCGGGGTGCTCGGGATGATCGACAGCGGCGAGGGGGACGAGAAGATTCTCTGTGTGCCCGTCAAAGATCCGCGCTACGCAGGGGTCAAGGATCTTTCGGACATTGCCCAGCACCGCCTCGACGAGATTGCCGAATTTTTTGCCACCTACAAACGCCTCGAAAAAAAGGTGACCGAGATCACCGGCTGGCAGGGGGTGGAGGTGGCTCAACAACTGGTGGATAAGGCCATCGCAGCCTACACGCCGTAA
- a CDS encoding alpha/beta hydrolase family protein, translated as MRFFVLLALSGLLAGSALPPIPAAAAPVALALQSEALLADGSYAVAEAEQVVLFDRERGKELPVYAAYPQQPGRYPVIVFSHGSGGSGKEKALIARFWASRGYVCLNPTHADSIALQRATGQAQTGGMLQSAKRLANDPGAWQNRARDISFVISSLGELERQIPDLKGKPDARSIGVGGHSLGAFSAMLIGGARIDIPGGGRAVSFADNRVRAILLLSAQGSGQQGLTERSWEAMNRPTMTVTGSLDRGITGQGPQEKLEPFTFAPRGDKYGLLIEGANHGSYTGRFAGEEGEPAQGAGGMGNLPPQMRERLRERLRGGQGGGGMEGGRMGGGPRARGGDQTAIFGYVKVATAAFWDAYLKGDERARAYLQSDGLAEFSNGAVELRRK; from the coding sequence ATGCGCTTTTTTGTCCTTCTGGCACTGTCGGGCTTGCTGGCCGGTTCGGCTTTGCCGCCGATCCCGGCGGCGGCGGCCCCTGTCGCCCTCGCTTTGCAAAGCGAAGCCTTGCTGGCCGACGGCTCTTACGCCGTCGCTGAGGCTGAGCAGGTGGTGCTCTTCGACCGCGAACGGGGCAAGGAACTGCCCGTGTACGCGGCCTATCCGCAGCAACCGGGGCGCTACCCGGTGATTGTCTTCTCCCACGGCTCGGGCGGTTCCGGCAAAGAAAAAGCGCTGATCGCCCGCTTCTGGGCCAGCCGCGGCTACGTGTGCCTCAATCCGACCCACGCCGATTCGATCGCCCTGCAGCGGGCCACAGGTCAGGCCCAAACGGGCGGCATGCTCCAGTCGGCAAAGCGCCTGGCCAATGATCCGGGGGCCTGGCAAAACCGCGCCCGGGACATTTCTTTTGTGATCAGCTCCCTGGGAGAACTCGAAAGGCAGATCCCCGACCTCAAGGGCAAACCCGATGCGCGCAGCATCGGAGTGGGCGGCCACTCGCTGGGGGCTTTTAGCGCCATGCTCATCGGTGGCGCACGCATCGATATTCCCGGTGGCGGGCGGGCCGTGAGCTTTGCAGACAACCGGGTGCGGGCGATTCTGTTGCTCTCCGCCCAGGGCAGCGGCCAGCAAGGTCTCACCGAGCGCTCGTGGGAGGCGATGAACCGCCCGACGATGACGGTGACCGGCTCGCTCGACCGGGGGATCACAGGCCAGGGGCCGCAGGAGAAGCTCGAACCGTTTACTTTCGCCCCGCGCGGCGACAAGTACGGCCTGCTGATCGAAGGGGCGAACCACGGCTCCTACACCGGCCGCTTCGCCGGTGAGGAGGGTGAGCCGGCCCAGGGGGCGGGCGGGATGGGCAATCTCCCCCCGCAGATGCGCGAAAGACTGCGCGAGAGGCTGCGCGGCGGGCAAGGGGGTGGCGGCATGGAAGGAGGACGCATGGGCGGCGGCCCGCGCGCCCGCGGCGGCGACCAGACGGCCATCTTCGGCTATGTCAAAGTGGCTACTGCCGCCTTTTGGGACGCTTATCTCAAAGGCGACGAGCGCGCCCGTGCCTATCTGCAGTCCGACGGGCTGGCGGAATTTAGCAACGGGGCGGTCGAATTGCGCCGCAAGTAG
- the panD gene encoding aspartate 1-decarboxylase, with the protein MLRTVLLGKIHRATVTGACLEYVGSISVDSRLLAAAGILPHEQVHVVNLNNGARLVTYAIEASEGSGAVVLNGAAARLAAAGDQVIVLAYGQGTAVELEHHQPQVVYVDAQNRIVSVHRSVEHAG; encoded by the coding sequence ATGCTACGCACCGTACTACTCGGCAAAATCCACCGCGCCACTGTGACTGGAGCCTGTCTGGAGTATGTGGGTTCGATCAGCGTCGACAGCCGTTTGCTCGCGGCGGCGGGTATCCTGCCCCACGAACAGGTGCACGTCGTCAACCTCAACAACGGCGCGCGCCTGGTCACCTACGCCATCGAGGCCAGCGAAGGTTCCGGGGCGGTGGTCCTCAACGGTGCAGCGGCCCGCTTGGCAGCAGCCGGCGATCAGGTGATTGTCCTTGCCTACGGCCAGGGCACGGCCGTTGAACTGGAGCACCACCAACCCCAGGTGGTGTACGTCGATGCTCAGAACCGCATCGTCTCGGTCCACAGGAGCGTCGAACACGCTGGTTGA
- a CDS encoding cellulose synthase family protein, whose amino-acid sequence MLRTASSRSTGASNTLVEIWAFALLVLNSLAALWLFTYGINAYWLTARRGAPPPVPPSPGRWPLVTVQLPVFNELYVCRRLLAATCALDYPREALHIQVLDDSTDETVQLLAAAIEEQRRLGFSIEHLHRKERHGFKAGALAAATPLANGEYIAIFDADFLPPPDWLKRALVHFADGRVGLVQTRWGHTNPGYSLLTRLQALGIDGHFAVEQQARCANGYYFNFNGTAGVWRKRAIEAGGGWQADTLAEDLDLSYRSQLAGWKAVYDGRIVAPAELPVSMAAYKMQQYRWAKGSIQCARKLLGRVMDCGGSPMQKLQAALHLTGYAVHPLMVWIVLCSVPLLTVSWVGQHPLSLVWGTLMVPATFGPPTLYLAARRDLDPRGWRRSLAAVALLAVLGTGLSLSNSRAVLAGLFDRGGAFRRTPKFAVVARGDRWEHKRYRLPLDWGSFAELALSLYAGWGILLAFHGRAWGMLPFLLLYVLGYAYVGGLGLWQHLRPTRQSDGTQALAASAPQTRRL is encoded by the coding sequence ATGCTCAGAACCGCATCGTCTCGGTCCACAGGAGCGTCGAACACGCTGGTTGAGATCTGGGCCTTTGCGCTGTTGGTGCTCAACAGCCTGGCAGCCCTGTGGCTTTTTACCTACGGGATCAATGCCTACTGGCTGACTGCCCGGCGCGGGGCGCCGCCGCCTGTGCCGCCTTCTCCTGGGCGGTGGCCGCTGGTGACGGTGCAGCTGCCGGTTTTCAATGAACTGTACGTCTGTCGCCGCCTGCTCGCTGCGACCTGCGCCCTCGACTACCCGCGCGAGGCCCTGCACATCCAGGTGCTCGACGATTCCACCGACGAGACGGTCCAACTGCTGGCCGCCGCCATCGAGGAGCAACGGCGGCTCGGCTTCAGTATCGAACATTTGCATCGCAAAGAGCGCCACGGCTTTAAAGCCGGCGCCCTGGCCGCCGCCACACCCCTAGCGAACGGTGAATACATCGCCATCTTCGATGCGGACTTTTTGCCGCCCCCGGACTGGTTGAAGCGCGCCCTGGTGCACTTTGCCGATGGGCGCGTCGGGCTGGTGCAGACGCGCTGGGGACACACCAATCCGGGCTATTCGCTGTTGACCAGGTTGCAGGCGCTCGGTATCGACGGCCACTTCGCCGTCGAACAGCAGGCGCGCTGCGCCAACGGCTACTACTTCAATTTCAACGGCACCGCCGGTGTGTGGCGCAAGCGGGCGATCGAGGCCGGTGGCGGCTGGCAGGCCGACACCCTCGCAGAAGACCTCGACCTCAGCTACCGCAGCCAGTTGGCCGGTTGGAAAGCGGTATACGACGGGCGGATCGTCGCCCCGGCCGAGTTGCCGGTCTCGATGGCCGCCTACAAAATGCAGCAGTACCGTTGGGCCAAAGGCAGCATCCAATGCGCCCGCAAATTGCTCGGCCGGGTGATGGACTGCGGGGGCAGCCCGATGCAGAAGTTGCAGGCGGCGTTGCACCTGACCGGCTACGCGGTCCATCCGCTGATGGTCTGGATTGTGCTGTGTTCAGTGCCGCTGTTGACGGTCAGTTGGGTGGGGCAGCACCCGCTCAGCCTGGTCTGGGGAACGCTGATGGTGCCTGCCACCTTCGGGCCGCCGACGCTCTACCTGGCGGCCCGGCGCGATCTCGATCCGCGCGGTTGGCGCCGCTCACTCGCGGCGGTAGCGCTGCTTGCGGTTCTTGGGACCGGGTTGTCGCTTTCGAATAGCCGCGCTGTACTCGCGGGCCTTTTTGACCGGGGAGGCGCTTTTCGGCGCACCCCCAAATTTGCCGTGGTGGCCAGGGGCGATCGCTGGGAGCACAAGCGCTACCGGCTCCCCCTCGATTGGGGAAGTTTCGCGGAACTCGCCCTGAGCCTCTACGCCGGTTGGGGAATACTCCTGGCTTTCCACGGGCGCGCCTGGGGTATGCTGCCGTTTTTGTTGCTCTACGTGCTCGGATACGCTTACGTGGGGGGCCTCGGACTGTGGCAGCATCTTCGCCCCACCCGGCAGAGCGACGGGACGCAGGCCCTGGCCGCAAGCGCGCCCCAGACACGTCGGCTCTGA